A genomic window from Lotus japonicus ecotype B-129 chromosome 1, LjGifu_v1.2 includes:
- the LOC130734966 gene encoding uncharacterized protein LOC130734966, with product MAMSAVSDAVKCRVFPSTFRGVAMDWFMALPQGSLAKFHDFSSKFLGHFSTRTIQDLFDMRQWEREALEQYMKRYSAASARFEELEPRMCVCAFKGGLFRGKFSRELSRELASSMTEVRARAHDYILEEEIEAHKRKQERAANVALGRKQI from the coding sequence ATGGCGATGAGCGCGGTTTCCGACGCGGTAAAGTGTAGAGTGTTTCCATCCACATTCCGAGGAGTAGCTATGGATTGGTTTATGGCTTTGCCTCAAGGATCCCTAGCCAAGTTCCACGACTTCTCATCTAAATTCCTTGGCCATTTCTCTACAAGAACGATCCAGGATCTGTTTGATATGCGGCAGTGGGAGCGTGAAGCCTTGGAACAATATATGAAACGATACAGTGCTGCATCTGCGAGGTTTGAGGAACtggagccacgcatgtgcgtgtgcGCTTTCAAAGGCGGTTTATTCCGGGGAAAGTTTAGCCGCGAACTAAGTAGGGAGCTTGCAAGCTCAATGACGGAAGTTCGCGCCCGAGCGCATGACTACATCCtagaagaagaaattgaagCACACAAAAGGAAACAAGAGAGGGCGGCAAACGTGGCGCTGGGGAGGAAACAAATATAG